From the genome of Geminocystis herdmanii PCC 6308, one region includes:
- a CDS encoding DEAD/DEAH box helicase — protein sequence MSRSSKLTYDRGTLILHPPPKGKAWIDFATWDDRIEKFRIPAIHYHSLTKVLTENEIPFIDKAKEFFPLEIVNCDEKTPYLHQTEALQAWQKANQRGVVVLPTAAGKTYLAQLAIEQTKQTTLIIVPTLDLMQQWYAQLEEAFPKTKIGLLGGGSHDNTPILVSTYHSAAIHAKALGNLYGFLIFDECHHLPTDFFQVIAEESIAPYRLGLTATPERGDGSHRYLDKLIGKVVYRKTSKDLSGDALAEFKVIPIKVQLTPEEKEKYENAIKIRNDFLRQAKISLSSMDGWQQFIKASARSSQGRRAMLAHRESKDIAGGTSAKLRVLIQLIEEHYPDKILIFTNDNDTVYRISNQYLIPAITHQTPVKERHQILTKYRQGEYKILVASHVLNEGVDVPDARIAIILSGTGSTREYIQRLGRILRKANQKEKLAILYEVIAENTTDEKTAARRKGEGYQVEKKPSQGEILLYPPNRQQNSTLKAAESKSPWQEEKDK from the coding sequence ATGAGTCGTTCTAGTAAGCTAACGTACGATCGAGGAACATTAATCTTACATCCACCGCCGAAGGGAAAGGCATGGATAGATTTTGCCACATGGGATGACAGAATAGAGAAATTTCGCATTCCTGCCATTCATTATCATAGTTTGACGAAGGTTTTAACAGAAAATGAGATACCTTTCATTGACAAAGCAAAAGAATTTTTCCCTTTAGAGATAGTTAACTGTGACGAAAAAACTCCCTATCTCCATCAAACAGAAGCATTACAGGCATGGCAAAAAGCAAATCAAAGAGGAGTGGTGGTGTTGCCAACGGCGGCAGGAAAAACTTATCTCGCTCAACTGGCGATCGAACAGACAAAACAAACTACACTAATTATTGTACCCACCTTAGACTTAATGCAACAATGGTATGCACAACTAGAGGAGGCTTTTCCCAAAACTAAAATAGGCTTATTGGGGGGAGGTTCTCATGATAATACACCTATTCTGGTTTCTACCTATCACAGCGCTGCTATCCATGCCAAAGCCTTGGGAAACCTCTACGGTTTTCTCATTTTCGATGAATGTCATCATTTACCCACAGACTTTTTTCAGGTAATAGCAGAAGAATCTATCGCGCCTTACCGACTAGGTTTAACCGCAACCCCCGAAAGAGGAGATGGTAGTCATCGTTATTTAGATAAGTTAATCGGTAAAGTGGTTTATCGCAAAACTTCTAAGGATTTGTCAGGGGATGCCTTAGCAGAATTTAAAGTTATTCCCATTAAAGTACAACTGACTCCCGAAGAAAAGGAAAAGTATGAAAACGCCATCAAAATTCGTAATGATTTTTTGCGTCAAGCCAAAATTTCCCTTTCTAGTATGGATGGATGGCAACAATTTATTAAGGCAAGCGCTCGATCGAGTCAAGGAAGACGTGCTATGTTAGCCCATAGAGAGTCAAAAGATATAGCTGGAGGCACAAGTGCGAAACTGAGAGTTTTAATTCAACTAATAGAAGAGCATTATCCCGACAAAATCCTCATTTTTACCAATGATAATGATACCGTTTACCGTATCTCGAATCAATATCTAATTCCCGCAATAACCCATCAAACCCCCGTAAAAGAGCGTCATCAAATCTTAACCAAATATCGCCAAGGAGAGTATAAAATTTTAGTGGCTTCCCACGTCTTAAATGAAGGAGTGGACGTACCCGATGCTAGAATAGCAATTATCTTATCAGGTACAGGGTCAACGAGGGAATATATCCAAAGACTAGGGCGCATTTTGCGTAAAGCGAATCAAAAAGAGAAACTCGCAATTCTTTACGAAGTCATTGCCGAAAATACCACCGATGAGAAAACCGCAGCGCGAAGAAAAGGAGAAGGCTATCAAGTAGAGAAGAAACCATCCCAAGGAGAAATCTTGTTATATCCTCCAAATCGTCAACAAAATTCCACTTTAAAAGCGGCTGAATCCAAATCTCCTTGGCAGGAGGAAAAAGATAAATAG
- the gshA gene encoding glutamate--cysteine ligase, whose amino-acid sequence MLLSKGFEVEVYTGTKKGEVIGLSSEIVKNLHGFVREPDSRNVEYTTAPLCNYDRLLCALLRPRRDLRQYLQSLGDYTIIPGSTLSLGDSSKFFRSDPDNHYHDYIEQTYHTKIVTASIHINIGIEDTEKLIQAYRLIRVEAPLLLALSASSPFLDNQVTGNHSTRWRLFPQTPQDVPLFHNHNHYIEWTKQQLILGTMQNVRHLWCSVRPNGDNRPYSLNRLELRICDLVLNPIHLLAITAILEARIAQILNDDTLDPLQQSTIDRADLEGELLRITKYNEQAVSENSLDALLYRWQDGSQIIAKDWLEELISELYPMAKAKGFACFLTPAYKILEHGNQAQQWLQQYKQGLSIEEIIQSSIESVNQEEKDLEDKLCEQVLIA is encoded by the coding sequence GTGCTATTATCGAAAGGTTTTGAAGTAGAAGTTTACACTGGCACAAAGAAAGGAGAGGTAATCGGGCTTTCCAGTGAAATTGTGAAGAATTTACACGGTTTTGTCAGAGAACCTGATAGTCGTAATGTCGAATATACTACTGCTCCTTTGTGTAACTACGATCGACTTTTGTGTGCATTATTACGTCCTCGCAGAGACTTAAGACAATATCTTCAATCCTTGGGTGATTATACCATTATTCCGGGGAGTACTTTGTCTTTAGGTGATAGTAGCAAATTTTTCAGATCAGACCCCGATAACCACTATCATGATTATATTGAGCAAACTTATCATACTAAAATCGTTACCGCTAGTATTCATATCAATATCGGCATTGAAGACACGGAAAAATTAATTCAAGCCTATCGTTTAATTCGAGTGGAAGCACCCTTATTATTAGCTTTAAGCGCTTCTTCTCCTTTCCTTGATAATCAAGTCACTGGTAATCACTCTACCCGTTGGCGCTTATTTCCTCAGACTCCTCAAGATGTGCCTTTATTCCACAATCATAATCATTATATTGAGTGGACGAAACAACAACTAATTTTAGGTACAATGCAGAATGTGCGTCATTTGTGGTGTTCTGTTAGACCTAATGGAGATAATCGCCCTTACAGTTTGAATCGTTTAGAGTTACGAATTTGTGATCTAGTTTTAAACCCCATTCATTTATTAGCTATAACTGCTATTTTAGAGGCAAGGATTGCCCAAATTTTAAACGATGATACCCTCGATCCTTTACAACAGAGTACCATCGATCGAGCTGATTTAGAAGGGGAATTACTAAGAATTACGAAATATAATGAACAAGCAGTGAGTGAAAATAGCTTAGATGCTTTGTTGTATCGTTGGCAGGATGGTAGTCAAATCATCGCTAAAGACTGGTTAGAGGAGTTAATCAGCGAATTGTATCCCATGGCTAAAGCGAAAGGATTTGCTTGTTTTCTCACCCCAGCTTACAAAATTTTGGAGCATGGTAATCAAGCTCAACAATGGTTACAACAATATAAACAAGGTTTATCCATTGAAGAAATTATCCAGAGTTCGATCGAATCTGTCAACCAAGAAGAAAAAGACTTAGAAGACAAATTATGTGAGCAAGTACTAATTGCCTAG
- a CDS encoding GDP-L-fucose synthase family protein translates to MLDLSTKRILVTGGAGFLGKQVVAELVNAGANLDKITIPRSKDYDLTKWENCQKVVENQDVIIHLAAHVGGIGLNREKPAELFYDNLMMGAQLIHAAYQAGVEKFTCVGTICAYPKFTPVPFKEEDIWNGYPEETNAPYGIAKKALLVQLESYRNQYGFNGIYLLPVNLYGPEDNFDPRSSHVIPALIRKVHEAQQKGDKVIPVWGDGSPTREFLYSNDAARGIVMGTLSYDSSDPVNLGTNFEITIKDLTELICELMGFDGELHWQTDQPNGQPRRCLDTSKAKEAFGFTANMDLRQGLKNTIEWYRNHN, encoded by the coding sequence ATGTTAGATTTAAGTACGAAAAGAATCCTTGTTACGGGAGGCGCTGGTTTTTTAGGAAAACAAGTGGTTGCCGAGTTAGTCAACGCTGGTGCAAATCTCGATAAAATTACTATACCTCGATCGAAAGACTATGACTTAACCAAGTGGGAAAACTGTCAAAAAGTCGTAGAAAATCAAGATGTCATCATACATCTAGCCGCCCATGTAGGAGGAATTGGTTTAAACAGAGAAAAACCAGCGGAATTATTTTACGATAACCTGATGATGGGCGCTCAATTAATCCATGCGGCTTATCAAGCAGGAGTAGAAAAATTTACCTGTGTTGGCACAATTTGCGCCTATCCTAAGTTTACTCCCGTGCCTTTCAAAGAAGAAGACATCTGGAATGGCTACCCCGAAGAAACCAACGCGCCTTACGGTATCGCCAAAAAAGCCTTACTGGTACAACTAGAATCCTATCGCAATCAATACGGTTTTAACGGTATTTACCTTTTACCAGTAAATTTGTATGGTCCTGAAGATAATTTCGATCCTCGTAGCTCCCATGTGATACCAGCGTTAATTCGCAAAGTTCATGAAGCACAACAAAAAGGAGATAAAGTTATTCCAGTATGGGGTGATGGAAGCCCAACCCGTGAGTTTTTATACTCCAATGATGCCGCTAGAGGTATTGTTATGGGTACATTGTCCTATGATAGTTCTGATCCCGTCAACTTAGGCACAAATTTTGAAATTACCATCAAAGACTTAACGGAATTAATCTGTGAATTAATGGGATTTGACGGTGAATTACATTGGCAAACCGATCAACCCAATGGGCAACCTCGTCGTTGTTTGGATACCTCAAAAGCAAAAGAAGCCTTTGGTTTTACCGCTAATATGGACTTACGACAAGGCTTAAAGAATACGATCGAGTGGTATCGTAATCACAATTAA
- the gmd gene encoding GDP-mannose 4,6-dehydratase, whose amino-acid sequence MANNKIALITGVTGQDGSYLSELLLSKGYTVHGIIRRTSTFNTDRIDHIYQDPHQEGARFFLHYGDLTDGTTLRRILEETQPDEVYNLGAQSHVRVSFDAPEFTVDSVAMGTLRLLEAVRDYQQRTNANIRYYQAGSSEMFGKVMEIPQKETTPFYPRSPYACGKVYAHWQTINHRESYNLFACNGILFNHESPRRGETFVTRKITRAIARIVAGQQNKLYLGNIDSKRDWGYAKDYVVAMWLMLQQEQPDDYVVATGETHSVKEFLDLAFSHVNLNWEDYVAFDERYLRPAEVDLLIGDPTKAQEKLGWKPSVTFPELVNLMVDADLDALGINNGEKVKDIAYIRQNMLHNVN is encoded by the coding sequence ATGGCAAATAATAAAATAGCTTTAATTACAGGTGTAACAGGGCAAGATGGTTCTTATTTAAGTGAACTATTATTGAGTAAAGGTTATACCGTTCATGGTATCATCCGACGTACTTCTACTTTTAACACCGATCGAATAGATCATATATACCAAGACCCCCATCAAGAAGGTGCTAGATTTTTCTTACACTATGGAGACTTAACAGACGGTACTACTCTACGCCGTATTTTAGAAGAAACACAGCCCGATGAAGTCTATAACTTAGGCGCACAATCCCATGTGAGAGTTAGTTTTGATGCCCCAGAATTTACCGTTGATAGCGTAGCGATGGGTACATTAAGACTATTAGAAGCCGTAAGGGATTATCAACAAAGAACCAACGCTAATATACGTTATTATCAAGCAGGTTCATCGGAAATGTTTGGGAAAGTGATGGAAATTCCTCAGAAAGAAACTACCCCTTTCTATCCTCGCAGTCCTTATGCTTGTGGTAAAGTATATGCTCACTGGCAAACTATCAATCACCGTGAATCTTATAACTTATTTGCTTGTAACGGTATCTTATTTAACCATGAAAGCCCTCGTCGTGGGGAAACCTTCGTAACCAGAAAAATTACCAGAGCGATCGCTCGTATTGTGGCAGGGCAACAGAATAAATTATATTTAGGCAATATCGACTCTAAAAGAGATTGGGGTTATGCCAAAGACTATGTTGTCGCCATGTGGTTAATGTTGCAACAGGAGCAACCCGACGATTATGTGGTAGCCACAGGAGAAACCCATTCTGTCAAAGAGTTTTTAGACTTAGCCTTCTCCCACGTTAACTTAAACTGGGAAGACTATGTTGCCTTTGATGAGCGTTATTTGCGCCCTGCGGAAGTGGATTTATTAATAGGTGATCCCACAAAAGCCCAAGAAAAGTTAGGATGGAAACCTAGCGTTACTTTCCCTGAGTTAGTCAACTTAATGGTAGATGCAGACTTAGACGCATTAGGTATCAACAACGGCGAAAAAGTCAAAGACATTGCTTATATTCGTCAAAATATGTTGCACAACGTCAATTAA
- the grrM gene encoding cyclophane-forming radical SAM/SPASM peptide maturase GrrM/OscB: MSIEPNLLELNLKDTTKFGPISLVIIQPNSFCNLDCDYCYLPDRHLQNKLSLDLIEPIFKSIFTSPFFQDNFMICWHAGEPLTMPISFYKSAFQLINEANKKYNQTEHCFYHSYQTNGTLINQGWCDFWAENPVHIGVSIDGPAFIHDAHRKNRKGGNSHDLTMRGIDYLKKNNISYNTISVITKESLDYPDEMFNFFAENEIFDIAFNIEEMEGVNTVSSLNGKEIEVKYRRFIERFWELVTNSKLPFIVREFEVLISLIYSGNRLKNTDMNKPFSIINFDYQGNFSTFDPELLSVKTKEYGDFIFGNVLENSLESMWENEKFQRIYTDINQGLKQCADSCNYFGICGGGAGSNKYWENGTFASSETQCCRYRIQILTDVLLNSIEHSLGL; the protein is encoded by the coding sequence ATGTCGATCGAACCCAACTTATTAGAACTTAACTTAAAAGATACCACAAAATTTGGACCTATTTCCTTAGTAATTATTCAGCCTAATTCTTTTTGCAATTTAGACTGTGATTATTGCTATTTGCCCGATCGACATCTGCAAAATAAACTATCATTAGATTTAATCGAACCTATTTTTAAAAGTATCTTTACAAGTCCTTTTTTTCAAGATAATTTTATGATATGTTGGCACGCAGGAGAGCCTTTAACTATGCCCATATCATTTTATAAATCAGCTTTTCAATTAATAAATGAAGCCAACAAAAAATATAATCAAACTGAACATTGTTTTTATCATTCTTATCAAACTAATGGTACTTTAATCAATCAAGGATGGTGTGATTTTTGGGCAGAAAATCCTGTACATATTGGAGTTAGTATAGATGGCCCTGCTTTTATACACGATGCCCATAGAAAAAACCGTAAAGGCGGTAATTCCCATGATTTAACTATGCGGGGAATCGATTATTTAAAGAAAAATAATATCTCTTATAACACCATTTCTGTTATTACTAAAGAATCCTTAGATTATCCTGATGAAATGTTTAATTTTTTCGCAGAAAATGAGATTTTTGATATAGCTTTTAATATTGAAGAAATGGAAGGAGTTAACACGGTTTCTTCTCTTAATGGTAAAGAAATAGAAGTTAAATATCGTAGATTTATCGAAAGATTTTGGGAGTTGGTTACTAATAGTAAATTACCTTTTATTGTGAGAGAATTTGAGGTTTTAATTAGTTTAATTTATAGTGGCAATAGATTAAAAAATACTGATATGAATAAACCTTTTTCGATTATTAACTTTGATTATCAAGGCAATTTTTCCACTTTTGATCCTGAATTATTATCAGTTAAAACTAAAGAATATGGTGATTTTATCTTCGGTAATGTATTAGAAAATAGCCTCGAATCTATGTGGGAAAACGAGAAATTTCAGCGTATTTATACCGACATTAATCAAGGTTTAAAACAATGTGCCGATAGTTGTAACTATTTTGGTATCTGTGGCGGTGGTGCAGGTAGTAATAAGTATTGGGAAAATGGCACTTTTGCCTCCTCCGAAACTCAATGTTGTCGCTATCGTATTCAAATTTTAACTGATGTTTTACTAAACTCGATCGAACATTCTCTTGGGTTATAA
- the grrA gene encoding GrrA/OscA1 family cyclophane-containing rSAM-modified RiPP, protein MKITNLTWLGLLMTLSSFSMTPKTLAVNPEVTSKEITENLDSRLNRIQEALKAREEELPENSDLKATTEEILISVGWGNGRNGTFVNVNRPNNFWNNRGGGGFLNNRGGGGFINQPRNFWNNRGWGDGGGFWNRR, encoded by the coding sequence ATGAAAATTACTAATTTGACATGGTTAGGCTTGTTAATGACTTTATCTAGCTTTTCCATGACTCCAAAGACTCTTGCCGTTAATCCTGAAGTCACATCCAAAGAAATCACAGAAAATCTTGATAGCCGTTTGAATCGTATCCAAGAAGCATTGAAAGCGCGAGAAGAAGAATTACCAGAAAATTCAGACTTGAAAGCCACTACGGAAGAAATCTTAATTAGTGTCGGTTGGGGAAATGGGCGTAACGGCACTTTTGTCAATGTTAATCGCCCTAATAATTTTTGGAATAATCGAGGAGGCGGTGGTTTCCTCAATAATCGAGGAGGCGGTGGTTTTATTAATCAACCTCGCAATTTTTGGAATAATCGTGGCTGGGGAGACGGCGGAGGTTTTTGGAATAGACGATAA
- the grrA gene encoding GrrA/OscA1 family cyclophane-containing rSAM-modified RiPP: protein MKINNLTWLGFLITLSSLSVTPKTLAINPDVISTDVMENVENRLNRISEALKAREGNLPIDIKNSLNQEILARSFINGGSGWRNGGGFLNNRGGGGFVNTGGGSGFFNNRGWGDGGGFLNRR, encoded by the coding sequence ATGAAAATCAATAACTTGACATGGTTAGGCTTTTTAATAACATTATCTAGCCTTTCTGTCACTCCTAAAACTCTTGCGATTAATCCTGATGTCATATCAACAGATGTCATGGAAAATGTGGAAAATCGTTTAAACCGCATTTCCGAAGCATTAAAAGCCAGAGAAGGAAACTTACCCATCGACATTAAAAACTCTCTTAATCAAGAAATCTTGGCAAGAAGTTTTATTAATGGAGGTAGCGGTTGGAGAAACGGCGGAGGTTTTCTTAATAACCGAGGCGGTGGAGGCTTTGTCAATACCGGAGGAGGCAGTGGCTTTTTCAATAATCGAGGTTGGGGAGATGGTGGTGGCTTTTTAAATCGCCGTTAA
- the grrP gene encoding extracellular substrate binding-like orphan protein GrrP — MLKKLLITSVTGLLLTIGIKPSIAGTLVENVARSGFLTVGTSMNAVPYSYINADEQLDGFSIDIIKLIHKQLEEELDRDIVLDFVPVSTPQEALRKMITGEIDIACNGVFTWERDKYVDYTLRYTISGIRLLFPKGKIPTDTSFANTKIGIPPQTFVSNAIKLAHPNATFVEVATFEDGATALKEGKIDALAGDTMMLDGLRQQINSEGFEQYPPFSENPYARFGVGCIVPQNNSTFLNIANFTIAKMMEGYLINDPEMTTLVNKWVGENGVVSIVSPEAIKSFFENTINNHEQIPFTK; from the coding sequence ATGTTAAAAAAACTTTTAATTACATCCGTTACAGGTTTATTGTTGACTATAGGCATCAAACCCAGTATTGCTGGTACTTTGGTTGAAAATGTTGCTCGTAGTGGTTTTTTAACCGTTGGCACTTCCATGAATGCTGTACCTTATTCTTATATTAACGCCGATGAGCAGTTAGACGGTTTTTCCATCGACATCATCAAATTAATTCATAAACAGCTAGAAGAAGAATTAGACAGAGATATTGTACTGGATTTTGTCCCCGTTAGCACCCCTCAAGAGGCACTACGGAAGATGATAACAGGAGAAATTGACATCGCTTGTAATGGTGTCTTTACATGGGAAAGAGATAAGTATGTGGACTATACATTAAGATATACTATCTCAGGTATTAGGCTATTGTTTCCTAAAGGCAAAATTCCTACAGATACTTCTTTTGCTAATACAAAAATTGGTATTCCTCCTCAAACTTTTGTCAGTAATGCCATCAAATTGGCACATCCTAACGCTACTTTTGTGGAGGTAGCTACTTTTGAGGATGGCGCAACGGCGTTGAAAGAGGGCAAAATTGACGCTTTGGCAGGGGATACCATGATGTTAGATGGTTTACGTCAACAGATTAACTCTGAAGGATTTGAGCAATATCCTCCTTTTTCGGAAAATCCCTATGCTAGATTTGGTGTAGGTTGTATTGTGCCTCAAAATAATTCTACTTTCCTCAATATCGCTAATTTTACTATTGCTAAAATGATGGAAGGTTACTTGATTAATGATCCAGAAATGACTACTTTAGTTAATAAATGGGTTGGTGAAAATGGTGTAGTTTCGATCGTATCACCAGAAGCGATTAAAAGTTTCTTTGAGAATACCATTAATAATCATGAACAAATTCCCTTTACTAAATAA
- a CDS encoding HAD-IA family hydrolase, whose product MTEILDSLLTINKLYLKENNLPQVIFLDAVGTIFGVKNSVGYIYTKLAQKYGVNASPEKIDRAFYDIFKQSSPLAFETKNEAEIKELEFKWWETVTYNTFNQDGSIAQRRFTIEQFSNFTEYFQELYEYFKTAECWVIYEEVIAVLNEWQNQGIKLAIISNFDTRIFTVLDNLELSKYFSTITISSLTGVAKPNPKIFLNALAKHHCQPEKAWYIGDSFKEDYEGSKSVGMQSFWLQRTN is encoded by the coding sequence ATGACTGAGATATTAGATAGTTTATTGACAATTAACAAGTTATATCTGAAGGAAAATAATTTACCTCAAGTTATCTTTTTAGATGCGGTGGGTACAATATTTGGGGTGAAAAATAGTGTTGGTTATATTTACACAAAGTTAGCCCAAAAATATGGAGTAAATGCTTCACCAGAAAAGATCGATCGAGCTTTTTATGATATATTTAAACAGTCTTCTCCCCTTGCTTTTGAGACAAAAAATGAAGCAGAAATTAAAGAATTAGAGTTTAAATGGTGGGAAACCGTTACTTATAATACCTTTAATCAAGACGGTTCGATCGCGCAGCGCCGTTTCACGATCGAGCAATTTAGTAATTTTACCGAATATTTTCAAGAACTTTACGAATATTTTAAAACTGCTGAATGTTGGGTTATTTATGAAGAAGTAATAGCCGTATTAAATGAATGGCAAAACCAAGGTATAAAATTAGCTATAATCTCTAATTTTGATACGAGAATTTTTACAGTTTTAGACAACTTAGAATTAAGCAAATATTTTTCAACAATTACTATATCTTCCCTCACAGGAGTAGCCAAACCCAACCCCAAAATATTTTTAAATGCCTTAGCAAAACACCATTGTCAACCTGAGAAGGCTTGGTATATTGGGGATAGCTTCAAGGAAGATTATGAAGGGAGTAAATCTGTAGGAATGCAGAGTTTTTGGTTACAGCGCACAAATTAA
- a CDS encoding YggT family protein — translation MDGITYLVISTVSNFIQLYLILIFVRILLSWFQTAEWAGNIISFLAPVTDPYLNIFRSLIPPLGGIDFSAILAIFVLQLIPKILYQVVGLV, via the coding sequence ATGGATGGTATTACTTATTTAGTTATCAGTACCGTGAGTAACTTTATTCAATTATATTTAATCTTAATTTTCGTGAGAATTTTGTTAAGTTGGTTTCAAACGGCGGAATGGGCTGGTAATATCATTTCCTTTTTAGCACCCGTAACCGATCCTTATCTTAACATTTTTCGCTCTTTGATACCCCCTTTAGGAGGTATTGATTTTTCTGCCATTTTAGCTATTTTTGTGCTACAATTAATCCCTAAAATCTTATATCAGGTAGTTGGTTTAGTTTAA
- the ldpA gene encoding circadian clock protein LdpA, with the protein MKTLSPLASLQQGRWFKLICGASYQHLPSIRNLSLIYTLAGADCLDVAADKAVIHSALEGIKIAQNYRSSAIEKGYNPHTEPFLMVSINDGEDPHFRKAYFNPNLCPMECPRPCEKICPAEAIKFNHLHQGVIEELCYGCGRCLPICPINIIDTTSTIISTKEVLHWLDILPISSIEIHTQQGHLDDFIKVWDIVKPHLSQLKLIAISCPYTDTVTEYLTQIYQYIHPVNIPLIWQTDGRPMSGDIGSGTTHLTIKYAQKMKETNLSGFIQLAGGTNEYTVEKLNALNLIPSVVSGVAYGSKGRKIIAETLQKLEEISTTNQIEDYPELLWQGVNQAFQLISPLKISSP; encoded by the coding sequence TTGAAAACTCTCTCCCCTTTAGCATCATTACAACAAGGTAGATGGTTTAAGTTGATTTGTGGTGCAAGTTATCAACATTTACCTTCCATTCGCAATTTATCTTTAATTTATACTTTAGCTGGTGCGGATTGTCTGGATGTTGCCGCCGATAAGGCAGTGATTCATAGTGCCTTAGAAGGTATCAAAATCGCTCAAAATTATCGATCGAGTGCCATAGAAAAAGGTTATAATCCTCATACTGAGCCTTTTTTGATGGTTAGTATTAATGATGGTGAAGATCCTCATTTTCGTAAAGCATATTTTAATCCTAACCTATGTCCGATGGAATGTCCTCGCCCTTGTGAAAAAATTTGCCCCGCCGAAGCCATCAAATTTAATCATTTACATCAAGGAGTTATCGAAGAATTATGCTACGGTTGCGGAAGATGTTTGCCCATTTGCCCCATTAATATTATTGACACCACATCGACTATTATTAGCACTAAAGAGGTTTTACACTGGTTAGATATTTTACCTATTAGCTCGATCGAAATCCATACCCAACAAGGACATTTAGACGATTTTATCAAAGTTTGGGATATAGTCAAACCTCACCTTTCTCAACTAAAATTAATCGCCATTAGTTGCCCATATACCGATACCGTTACCGAATATTTAACCCAAATTTATCAATACATTCATCCCGTCAATATTCCCTTAATCTGGCAAACTGACGGGCGACCTATGAGCGGTGACATTGGTAGCGGTACAACCCATTTAACCATCAAATACGCTCAAAAAATGAAAGAAACCAACCTTTCAGGCTTCATTCAACTAGCCGGAGGCACAAACGAATATACCGTAGAGAAATTAAACGCCTTAAATTTGATACCCTCAGTGGTGTCTGGAGTTGCCTACGGCAGTAAAGGCAGAAAAATCATCGCTGAAACCTTACAAAAATTAGAAGAAATTTCTACCACTAATCAAATTGAAGACTATCCAGAATTATTGTGGCAAGGAGTAAACCAAGCCTTTCAACTAATTTCGCCCTTAAAAATTTCTTCTCCTTAG